Proteins encoded together in one Priestia aryabhattai window:
- a CDS encoding aromatic ring-hydroxylating oxygenase subunit alpha, with the protein MVMEHGLVNDKGKLEPTLKGELYTSSDIFKLEKDHIFSKSWSLVAFEYEIAEPGQYITTRVEGENILITRGKDHVLRGFLNVCRHRGAKLCSQASGKAGVIRCPYHSWSYSLDGDLVGVPNTSHCREELVHNENYGLTSVHIEVWHGMVWVNLSDNPISVEYQLDTQIFDRFGELYTFARYEIQNLKSAHREEYEVEANWKLIVENFQECYHCSSIHPELTATLPEFRSGVGTQSSVGGGAKFGDELEAFSISGKGSRPMLKGLLPEDDRTYFGITVLPLVFINLTPDHVIIHRIIPISAERSKVICEWLFDPEEMAKPNFDPKDAVELFHRVNLQDFEACEWCQENMSSKSYKEGGILVPIEQHVYHFYNYVLEAIGMKIE; encoded by the coding sequence ATGGTTATGGAACATGGTTTAGTGAATGATAAAGGGAAACTTGAGCCCACATTGAAAGGAGAGCTGTATACATCCTCGGACATTTTTAAGTTAGAAAAAGATCATATATTTTCTAAATCATGGAGTTTAGTTGCATTTGAATATGAAATAGCAGAACCAGGACAATATATTACGACGAGAGTTGAAGGTGAAAATATTCTAATTACTAGAGGGAAAGATCACGTACTGCGTGGGTTCTTGAACGTATGTCGGCATCGAGGAGCTAAGCTGTGCAGCCAAGCATCCGGTAAAGCAGGCGTCATTCGCTGTCCATATCATTCGTGGAGCTATAGCTTAGATGGTGATTTAGTAGGTGTTCCTAATACAAGCCACTGTCGAGAAGAACTCGTGCATAACGAAAATTACGGGCTAACATCCGTCCACATTGAAGTGTGGCACGGCATGGTTTGGGTTAATTTATCAGACAATCCTATATCTGTTGAATATCAGCTAGACACACAAATTTTTGATCGTTTTGGAGAGCTTTATACGTTTGCTAGATATGAAATTCAAAACTTAAAATCCGCTCACCGTGAAGAATATGAAGTCGAGGCAAACTGGAAGCTTATTGTAGAAAACTTTCAAGAGTGTTATCACTGTTCTTCTATTCACCCTGAACTTACGGCAACGCTGCCTGAATTTCGTTCGGGAGTCGGCACTCAAAGTTCAGTGGGAGGCGGAGCTAAGTTTGGCGATGAATTAGAAGCTTTTTCAATCAGCGGGAAAGGAAGCCGTCCTATGTTAAAAGGGCTGCTTCCTGAAGATGACCGCACGTATTTTGGCATTACCGTTCTGCCGCTTGTGTTTATCAATTTAACACCGGATCACGTTATTATTCATCGTATTATTCCAATTAGTGCAGAAAGGTCCAAAGTGATTTGCGAATGGTTATTCGACCCAGAAGAAATGGCTAAGCCGAATTTTGATCCAAAAGATGCCGTGGAATTATTCCACCGCGTTAATTTACAAGACTTTGAAGCGTGTGAGTGGTGTCAAGAAAATATGAGCTCAAAATCTTATAAAGAAGGAGGTATTTTAGTACCTATCGAACAGCATGTTTATCATTTTTACAACTATGTATTAGAAGCAATCGGTATGAAGATCGAATAG
- a CDS encoding quaternary amine ABC transporter ATP-binding protein: protein MSTSSKLTEPIIRVTNVSKVFGRQKEQALKLRESGQSKYEVEQATKTTVAIYNAHFEVKKGETFVLIGLSGSGKSTLLRCLNGLVEPTEGTVYLENTDISHMPKRQLQQVRRNKVGMVFQNVGLLPNRTVIDNITFGLEIQGISANEREKRGKEALEMVGLNGQAYKRIYELSGGMQQRVGLARALASEQEILLMDEPFSALDPLIRRDMQKLFLDIQGEVQKTVIFVTHDLDEALTLGHRAAVMKDGEIVQLGTAEDILSQPATDYVKLLVQDVNYGKIRLAKDAVVPVETAAYEYESPQVVLRRMRTNHLSTIFVLDSSDRLLGMMSIYTVMELIEAHKHDLKGKAMTQPHCVNPDMSLQEMIPLFADSQSPVVIVDNHHRLKGMISPSTLIANLTERTAVTEQQEVKSYQMEVR from the coding sequence TTGAGTACAAGCTCTAAACTAACAGAACCCATTATCCGTGTTACCAATGTTTCAAAAGTATTTGGTCGTCAAAAAGAACAGGCTCTTAAGCTACGAGAGTCTGGACAAAGTAAATATGAAGTCGAACAAGCTACTAAGACAACCGTTGCTATCTATAATGCTCATTTCGAAGTGAAAAAGGGAGAAACCTTTGTGTTAATCGGATTATCAGGAAGCGGTAAATCTACTTTACTTCGATGTTTGAACGGGCTTGTAGAACCAACAGAAGGGACGGTATATTTAGAAAATACAGATATTTCTCATATGCCAAAAAGACAGCTTCAGCAAGTCCGGAGAAATAAAGTTGGGATGGTCTTTCAAAATGTGGGCCTCCTTCCAAACCGCACTGTGATTGACAACATTACGTTCGGTCTAGAGATTCAAGGCATATCAGCAAACGAAAGGGAAAAGCGAGGGAAAGAAGCGCTTGAAATGGTGGGCTTAAATGGACAAGCTTATAAAAGAATTTATGAATTATCAGGAGGTATGCAGCAGCGGGTTGGGTTAGCGAGAGCTCTTGCTTCTGAACAGGAGATTCTGCTGATGGATGAGCCTTTTTCAGCTTTAGATCCTCTTATTCGAAGAGATATGCAAAAGCTATTTCTTGATATTCAAGGAGAAGTACAAAAAACAGTGATTTTTGTGACTCATGATTTGGATGAAGCATTAACTTTAGGCCACCGGGCTGCCGTGATGAAAGACGGAGAAATTGTCCAGCTTGGAACCGCCGAAGATATTTTAAGTCAACCGGCAACTGATTATGTAAAACTGCTTGTTCAAGACGTTAATTACGGCAAAATCCGCCTTGCCAAAGACGCGGTGGTTCCGGTAGAAACCGCTGCCTACGAGTATGAATCACCGCAAGTCGTATTAAGAAGAATGAGAACCAATCATTTATCTACTATTTTTGTTCTTGATAGTTCTGACCGCTTATTAGGCATGATGAGCATTTATACAGTGATGGAGCTTATTGAAGCTCATAAGCATGATTTAAAAGGAAAAGCAATGACACAGCCGCATTGCGTTAATCCTGATATGTCTTTACAAGAAATGATTCCTCTATTTGCAGATAGTCAGTCGCCTGTAGTCATTGTTGATAATCATCACCGCCTAAAAGGCATGATTTCCCCAAGCACTCTTATTGCAAATCTCACTGAACGTACTGCAGTGACCGAGCAACAAGAAGTTAAGTCATATCAAATGGAGGTCCGATAA
- a CDS encoding ABC transporter permease yields the protein MMVNSAMIPRIPLDKWANSFVDYMIDSFSGVFTGINHIMTSLISSLEWVLTASPPLVTVVVFVLLALWLTDWKIAAFTCFGLLLIISLDLWEASMLTLSLVLASTIISLLFGIPLGILSHRFNKVGAVIKPILDIMQTMPAFVYLIPSVLLFGLGNVTALIATFIFAMPPAVRLTLLGLQQVPQTTLEAAEAFGATEWQKLIKVQLPLALPMIMSGVNQVIMLSLSMVVISSMVGAGGLGAEVLRSISMLDVGLGFIGGIAVVIIAVILDRLTHLSTQKSQGIQSSK from the coding sequence ATGATGGTAAATTCCGCGATGATTCCTCGTATTCCTTTAGATAAATGGGCAAATTCATTTGTTGATTACATGATTGATAGTTTTTCAGGTGTATTTACTGGAATTAACCATATAATGACCAGTTTAATAAGCAGTCTTGAATGGGTGTTGACGGCCTCTCCTCCGCTAGTAACGGTCGTTGTTTTTGTTCTATTAGCGCTATGGTTAACAGATTGGAAGATAGCTGCATTTACGTGTTTTGGTTTACTTCTTATTATTAGCTTGGATTTATGGGAAGCATCTATGCTGACCTTATCTCTCGTTTTAGCTTCTACTATTATCTCACTTCTATTCGGCATTCCTTTAGGTATATTATCGCACCGTTTTAATAAAGTGGGAGCAGTGATAAAGCCCATTCTTGATATTATGCAAACAATGCCTGCTTTTGTTTATTTAATTCCGTCCGTACTTTTATTTGGATTAGGGAATGTTACAGCTCTTATTGCTACGTTTATTTTCGCAATGCCGCCTGCCGTTCGTCTGACGTTACTGGGACTTCAGCAAGTTCCGCAAACCACTTTAGAAGCGGCAGAAGCTTTTGGAGCGACGGAATGGCAAAAATTAATTAAAGTACAGCTGCCGCTGGCTTTGCCTATGATTATGTCAGGTGTAAACCAAGTTATTATGTTATCTCTTTCTATGGTTGTTATTTCTTCAATGGTCGGTGCAGGAGGCTTGGGTGCTGAGGTATTGCGAAGCATCAGTATGTTGGATGTAGGCTTAGGGTTTATCGGTGGGATTGCCGTTGTTATCATTGCTGTTATTTTAGATCGTTTGACGCATCTTTCTACTCAAAAAAGCCAAGGTATTCAATCAAGCAAATAA
- a CDS encoding glycine betaine ABC transporter substrate-binding protein — protein MKQSKKVSFIMLTIVVMLLVSACGNSNTASSTTTKKEITIGYIPWDEAVAVTFLWKELLEEKGYKVKAVQSDVAPLFSGVAQGNIDLFLDAWMPTTHSSYMKRFGKQVDVLGIWYDQADSGLAVPDYVDAQSIADLKNKKDQFNGKIISIEPGSGINGLTKDHAMPSYGLTEWNLVESSTAAMLSELDKAIANKEPIVVTLWRPHWAFEKYNLRYLKDPKNTMNPTGPEKIQSISKKTFKEDYPEAAKWLKDFSISANQLASLESEINSAKDETKGVKNWISKNKKVTESWIK, from the coding sequence ATGAAACAATCAAAAAAAGTTTCTTTTATTATGCTAACAATCGTCGTTATGCTGCTTGTCTCCGCATGCGGCAATAGCAATACCGCAAGCAGTACGACGACTAAAAAAGAAATTACAATTGGATACATACCATGGGATGAAGCCGTAGCTGTTACGTTTTTATGGAAGGAATTATTAGAAGAAAAAGGTTATAAAGTCAAAGCAGTTCAAAGCGATGTAGCTCCGCTTTTCTCAGGAGTTGCTCAAGGAAACATTGATTTATTTTTGGATGCATGGATGCCTACAACCCATAGTTCTTATATGAAAAGATTCGGAAAACAAGTAGACGTTCTCGGCATTTGGTATGACCAAGCAGATAGCGGATTGGCCGTTCCAGACTACGTAGACGCGCAGTCGATAGCTGATTTAAAAAATAAGAAAGATCAGTTTAACGGAAAGATTATTAGTATTGAACCGGGATCTGGAATCAACGGTCTTACTAAAGATCATGCCATGCCAAGCTATGGCTTAACAGAATGGAATTTAGTAGAAAGCAGCACAGCCGCCATGTTATCGGAATTAGATAAAGCAATTGCTAATAAAGAGCCTATTGTTGTTACATTATGGCGTCCGCACTGGGCTTTTGAAAAGTATAATCTCAGATACTTAAAAGATCCGAAAAATACGATGAATCCGACTGGACCTGAGAAAATACAATCAATCAGTAAAAAGACCTTTAAAGAAGATTATCCAGAAGCGGCAAAATGGTTGAAAGATTTTTCTATTAGTGCCAATCAATTGGCATCCTTGGAATCAGAAATTAACAGTGCAAAAGACGAAACAAAAGGCGTGAAAAACTGGATTTCTAAAAATAAAAAAGTGACTGAAAGCTGGATAAAATAA
- a CDS encoding CHASE3 domain-containing protein produces MEKKMRFGIKSKIIIGYLIVIICLFIAFIVLNSQISSLQKERNFIIDHDIEVHDLTNRIEKHLLDMETGQRGYIITGEASYLEPYNSAASSWEKDYNALYQLLNNNPRQQEKLEEIKKSIQGWIEAAGEPTIALKKENNTKELQQFFEKDLGRQYMDDMRSQFSSFRNVEKKSTETRATELDEKNQKIKIGLYGLLLFVTLISLVIAIVLSNSIVNTIKEVTQTIKRITALKGELKGRIKVRSNDEIKDLGLATNALLENIEERNWLQTNIAHAVTMYQGIASVDKLAEKFLFTVSEMTGASFGVFYVREENDKGNLFVKQAAFADRKGEAGRESFLIGEGLIGQAALEKRTFVINDVPDTYQLITSGLGDVKPNSIFIVPVLFEDEVIAVIELASLHEFTVLEQELISQVIETFGLTINGVIRRMEIARLLKESQAMTEELQAQSEELQTQSEELQMQSEELRMINEQLEERTKDAEEKSFELEAAKEDLEEKAHQLELNSQYKSEFLANMSHELRTPLNSILILSEMLEENAAKTLSEDEEEYARIIHSSGKDLLALINDILDLSKVESGKLDVLLAEMNMSELPDQIERNFSHVAEQKKVQLKINKAQDVPDIIYTDEKRFQQIVKNLLSNAFKFTESGSVTVSIQRVADHRLTTAMRTVDTDCWLEISVADTGIGIPKEKHQLIFEAFQQADGATVRKYGGTGLGLSICSEFAKLLGGWISLSSEVGKGSTFTLYLPSLSKGLIDYEKVNFVYEEVAVSVEEAEPEAEPETEVTEIDHPVQRVAPPVQDDENVFQDKRVLIVDDDQRNIFALKTALAKQGMTIMTAHNGIECLEMMKTSEPFDLILMDIMMPQMDGYEAMQKIRGELKLVDLPIIALTAKAMKNDREKCLEAGASDYISKPLDLNQLFSVMRVWLVN; encoded by the coding sequence ATGGAAAAGAAAATGAGGTTTGGCATCAAATCCAAAATTATTATTGGATATTTAATTGTTATTATCTGTTTATTCATTGCATTTATTGTATTGAACAGTCAAATTTCATCTTTGCAAAAAGAGAGAAATTTTATTATCGATCATGATATTGAAGTACATGATTTGACAAATCGAATTGAAAAACACCTGCTCGATATGGAAACGGGACAAAGAGGCTATATTATTACAGGAGAAGCGAGTTACTTAGAGCCTTATAACAGTGCAGCATCAAGTTGGGAAAAAGATTATAATGCGCTGTATCAGCTTCTAAATAATAACCCAAGGCAGCAGGAAAAGTTAGAGGAAATTAAAAAAAGCATTCAAGGCTGGATTGAAGCTGCTGGTGAACCGACGATTGCGTTAAAAAAGGAAAATAACACAAAAGAACTGCAGCAATTTTTTGAGAAAGATCTGGGTCGTCAGTACATGGACGATATGCGCAGCCAGTTTAGCTCTTTTCGAAATGTAGAGAAAAAATCGACCGAAACAAGAGCAACAGAGTTAGACGAGAAGAATCAAAAAATTAAAATTGGACTTTACGGTTTGCTGTTATTTGTTACGCTTATTTCACTTGTTATCGCTATTGTTTTGTCCAATTCCATTGTGAATACGATCAAAGAAGTTACGCAAACTATCAAACGAATTACAGCTTTAAAAGGCGAGTTAAAAGGAAGAATTAAAGTTAGATCTAATGATGAAATTAAAGATTTAGGGCTAGCCACGAACGCGTTGTTAGAAAATATTGAAGAGCGAAATTGGCTTCAAACGAACATTGCGCATGCTGTAACGATGTACCAAGGCATAGCATCGGTAGACAAGCTTGCGGAAAAATTTCTCTTTACGGTTTCAGAAATGACAGGAGCTTCTTTCGGAGTATTTTATGTTCGAGAGGAAAATGATAAAGGAAACCTATTTGTAAAACAAGCTGCTTTTGCAGATAGAAAAGGCGAAGCGGGAAGAGAGAGCTTTTTGATAGGCGAAGGGCTCATTGGACAAGCTGCTTTAGAAAAAAGAACCTTTGTTATAAATGATGTACCTGACACGTATCAGCTCATTACTTCAGGATTAGGAGACGTAAAGCCCAATAGTATTTTTATTGTACCCGTCTTGTTTGAAGATGAAGTAATTGCTGTTATCGAGCTTGCATCGCTGCACGAATTTACAGTTTTAGAGCAAGAACTTATTAGTCAAGTGATTGAAACGTTTGGTCTCACTATTAATGGTGTAATCAGACGTATGGAAATTGCTCGTCTATTAAAAGAATCTCAGGCGATGACAGAAGAGCTTCAGGCTCAGTCTGAAGAACTTCAAACACAATCAGAAGAACTGCAAATGCAGTCTGAAGAGCTGCGTATGATTAATGAACAGCTAGAAGAAAGAACAAAAGATGCAGAAGAAAAGTCGTTTGAATTAGAGGCTGCAAAAGAAGATTTAGAAGAAAAAGCGCATCAGCTGGAACTGAATTCCCAATACAAATCTGAATTCCTTGCTAATATGTCGCACGAGCTTCGAACACCGCTTAACAGCATTCTCATTCTGTCTGAAATGCTTGAGGAAAACGCAGCTAAAACGCTATCTGAAGATGAAGAAGAATACGCTCGTATTATTCATTCTTCAGGAAAAGACTTGTTGGCATTAATCAACGACATTTTGGATTTATCAAAAGTAGAGTCTGGAAAACTAGATGTCTTGCTAGCTGAGATGAATATGAGTGAGCTTCCAGATCAAATTGAACGTAATTTCAGCCACGTTGCTGAACAGAAAAAAGTACAATTGAAAATTAACAAAGCACAAGATGTACCGGACATCATTTACACAGATGAAAAGAGATTCCAACAAATTGTGAAAAATCTTTTATCAAATGCATTTAAATTTACGGAATCGGGATCTGTCACAGTATCCATTCAACGAGTAGCTGACCATCGTCTTACAACAGCTATGCGTACAGTTGATACGGATTGCTGGCTAGAAATATCTGTAGCTGATACAGGGATTGGTATACCAAAAGAAAAGCATCAGCTTATCTTTGAAGCGTTTCAGCAGGCAGATGGAGCTACGGTCCGCAAGTACGGCGGCACGGGGCTTGGCTTATCTATTTGCAGTGAGTTTGCAAAATTATTGGGCGGCTGGATTTCCCTAAGCAGTGAAGTAGGAAAAGGAAGTACGTTTACACTCTATCTTCCTAGTCTTTCTAAGGGTCTTATTGACTATGAAAAAGTGAATTTTGTATACGAAGAAGTAGCAGTATCTGTAGAAGAAGCTGAACCTGAAGCTGAACCTGAAACAGAAGTAACTGAAATTGATCATCCTGTACAACGTGTTGCACCTCCAGTGCAAGATGATGAAAATGTATTTCAGGATAAGCGAGTGCTCATCGTAGACGATGACCAGCGAAACATCTTTGCATTAAAAACAGCGTTGGCTAAACAAGGTATGACTATTATGACAGCTCATAACGGAATAGAGTGTCTTGAAATGATGAAGACAAGTGAACCATTTGATCTCATTTTAATGGATATTATGATGCCGCAAATGGATGGATATGAAGCTATGCAGAAAATCAGAGGAGAGCTAAAGCTTGTTGATTTGCCTATTATTGCATTAACCGCTAAAGCGATGAAAAATGATCGTGAAAAATGCTTGGAAGCTGGAGCATCAGATTATATCAGCAAACCTTTAGATTTAAATCAGCTGTTCTCCGTTATGCGTGTATGGCTAGTAAATTAA
- a CDS encoding CheR family methyltransferase yields the protein MDMKHLDLSEDLVMNKKTDLEIDLLLTAIYRLTGFDFRQYAKSSICRRVYNRMKIERIPTVSQLLEKAIHEEEFMNQLLNDFSINVTEMFRDPSFFKAFRTKVIPVLKDYPEIRIWHAGCATGEEVFSMAILLEEEGLMDKTVIYATDMNEDVLEKAKQGAFSLRKMKSYTKNYIQAGGKNAFSEYYQTDHHYAYFHPSLLKNIIFAQHNLVTDQSFNEFHVIICRNVLIYFTAQLQNQVYNLFSESLCVKGFLGLGDKETLRFAEGAASYTEFAGNERIYQKQ from the coding sequence ATGGATATGAAGCACCTAGATTTAAGTGAAGACTTAGTTATGAATAAAAAAACAGATTTAGAGATTGATTTACTGCTGACGGCTATTTATCGATTAACAGGATTCGATTTCAGACAGTACGCTAAATCTTCTATCTGTCGCCGAGTCTATAATCGAATGAAAATTGAACGTATTCCAACCGTGTCTCAATTGTTAGAAAAAGCGATTCACGAAGAAGAATTTATGAATCAGCTTTTAAATGATTTTTCGATAAATGTAACAGAGATGTTTCGCGATCCCAGCTTTTTTAAAGCATTTCGCACAAAAGTGATTCCAGTATTAAAAGATTATCCGGAAATTCGCATTTGGCACGCTGGTTGTGCAACAGGCGAAGAAGTATTTTCTATGGCGATTCTTTTAGAAGAAGAAGGGTTAATGGACAAGACGGTCATTTACGCAACGGATATGAACGAAGATGTATTAGAAAAAGCAAAACAAGGTGCTTTTTCTTTACGTAAAATGAAGTCATATACAAAAAATTATATCCAAGCCGGTGGAAAGAATGCCTTCTCGGAATATTATCAGACGGATCATCACTATGCATATTTTCATCCATCTCTGTTAAAAAATATTATCTTTGCTCAGCATAATTTAGTCACGGATCAGTCATTTAATGAATTTCACGTCATCATTTGTCGAAACGTCCTTATTTACTTTACAGCTCAGCTGCAAAATCAAGTGTATAATTTATTTTCAGAAAGTCTGTGTGTAAAAGGATTTCTTGGACTTGGTGATAAAGAAACGCTTCGCTTTGCTGAAGGAGCAGCTTCTTATACCGAGTTTGCAGGGAACGAGCGCATCTATCAAAAGCAATAA
- a CDS encoding SpoIIE family protein phosphatase: MTILLVDDNQVNLFVIEKILKGAGYDNCVSLTSAHALFDYLNLNDENSKTNSVDLILLDIMMPEIDGIEACRRIQEVEHLKHIPIIFVTALEDSNKLVEALDAGGTDYVTKPINKVELLARMRVALRLKAEIDWHTEHEKKIQNELDLATHVQQNLLSPPLREKDIQMEVSYYPSFKLAGDMYYWHKIDEHRYGIILFDMMGHGISASLVCMFISSVLREAIKSLVDPEQVITELNRYMELLHSEKDEIPYYFTAIYLVIDTEAKTVEYVNAGHPEGYMLVDEHTLVPLQRGSCPVGFFEEMDVQKSVVSFENDVQILLFTDGALESMGPCENESALRLQKLTEQKWTNPQAFMNEIFSEEQKLNQPDDMCVLIIQAQAQ; the protein is encoded by the coding sequence ATGACCATTCTTCTAGTAGATGACAATCAAGTCAATCTATTTGTGATTGAAAAAATTTTAAAAGGCGCTGGCTACGATAACTGTGTGTCTCTTACGTCTGCCCATGCCCTTTTTGACTATCTTAACCTGAACGATGAGAACTCAAAAACGAATTCGGTCGATTTGATTTTACTTGATATTATGATGCCCGAAATTGATGGAATCGAAGCGTGCAGGCGAATTCAAGAGGTAGAACACTTAAAACATATTCCAATTATCTTTGTCACAGCCCTAGAAGACAGCAACAAATTAGTAGAAGCTCTAGACGCCGGCGGAACAGATTACGTCACAAAGCCGATTAATAAAGTGGAACTGCTGGCTCGTATGCGGGTAGCTTTACGCCTTAAAGCAGAAATTGATTGGCACACGGAACATGAAAAGAAAATTCAAAATGAGTTAGATTTAGCTACACACGTACAGCAAAATTTACTCAGTCCCCCTTTACGAGAGAAAGATATCCAAATGGAAGTTTCATATTATCCTTCTTTTAAATTAGCGGGTGATATGTACTATTGGCACAAAATTGACGAGCATCGGTACGGAATTATTCTTTTTGATATGATGGGGCACGGCATCTCTGCCTCGCTTGTTTGTATGTTTATATCTTCTGTGCTCAGAGAAGCTATCAAGTCCCTCGTAGACCCTGAGCAGGTTATTACAGAATTGAATCGCTATATGGAATTATTGCACAGCGAAAAAGATGAAATCCCTTACTATTTCACTGCCATTTATTTAGTCATTGATACGGAAGCTAAGACAGTAGAATATGTGAATGCCGGGCACCCAGAAGGTTATATGCTAGTGGATGAACATACGCTCGTTCCTCTTCAACGAGGAAGCTGCCCTGTAGGTTTTTTTGAAGAAATGGACGTTCAGAAATCTGTTGTCAGCTTTGAGAACGATGTGCAAATTTTACTATTTACAGACGGAGCTCTTGAATCAATGGGCCCTTGCGAAAATGAATCTGCTCTTCGTCTTCAAAAACTTACTGAACAAAAATGGACAAATCCGCAGGCATTCATGAATGAAATTTTTTCAGAAGAACAAAAGTTAAATCAGCCTGATGACATGTGCGTGCTTATAATTCAAGCACAAGCACAATAA
- a CDS encoding amino acid permease: protein MSNLFEKKDVNKLLNENAAKESTKTLGLFDVILMGVGATIGTGVLVIAGLVAARDAGPSVSISFVISAIACILVALCYAEFGSAIPSSGGAYTYIYVSLGKFVAHLIGWSIVGCYTVSLASVAGGWSSYVNNVLTEFGIRLPESFTAIPSDGGVINLPAVFIVLCMSFLLTRGVKESKKINNLMVLIKIGIVLLFVAVGVFFINTNNWHPFTPFGVKGIFAGAASVFFAYNGFDAISTSAEEVKNPQRNLPLGILIALSVCAVIYVVIALVLTGMVSYKELNVGDALSYALNSVGQEWVALIVSIGAVIGIMAVVFAYLFVVPRILMSMSHDGLLPSLFAKVNRKNSEPVISTWLVGVLGAIVAGFVDLKQLADLANMLAIVTFAAVSFSILALRKTQPNLKRGFKVPFVPFIPIIAILCCIFLMFNLSMKTWMYSIGWMLIGVFIYVGYGRNKKSV from the coding sequence ATGAGTAATCTGTTTGAAAAAAAAGATGTTAACAAGCTGTTAAATGAAAATGCAGCTAAAGAATCAACTAAGACGCTAGGTTTATTTGATGTTATTTTGATGGGAGTAGGAGCAACTATTGGGACAGGAGTTCTGGTTATAGCAGGGCTAGTTGCCGCCAGGGATGCAGGGCCCTCTGTCTCCATTTCCTTTGTTATTTCTGCAATAGCCTGTATTCTTGTTGCGCTGTGTTATGCAGAATTTGGTTCAGCTATTCCAAGTTCGGGAGGCGCATATACATACATATATGTTTCACTAGGGAAATTTGTAGCGCATTTAATAGGGTGGTCCATCGTAGGCTGCTATACGGTATCTTTAGCTTCCGTAGCGGGCGGATGGTCATCTTATGTGAATAATGTACTTACTGAATTTGGTATTAGGCTTCCTGAATCGTTCACGGCCATACCAAGCGATGGAGGTGTCATTAATCTTCCGGCGGTATTTATTGTACTGTGTATGTCGTTTTTATTAACAAGAGGGGTAAAAGAAAGTAAAAAAATAAATAACTTAATGGTTTTAATCAAGATAGGTATTGTTCTTTTATTTGTAGCCGTCGGCGTCTTTTTTATTAATACAAATAACTGGCACCCATTTACTCCTTTTGGTGTGAAAGGGATCTTTGCAGGCGCAGCTTCCGTCTTTTTTGCTTATAACGGATTTGATGCCATTTCTACTTCGGCAGAAGAAGTGAAAAATCCGCAAAGAAACTTGCCGCTAGGGATTTTGATTGCACTAAGTGTTTGTGCAGTCATTTACGTAGTAATTGCATTAGTATTAACAGGGATGGTTTCTTACAAAGAGCTAAACGTAGGCGATGCGTTGTCATATGCGCTCAATAGTGTAGGACAAGAATGGGTAGCGCTCATTGTATCTATAGGAGCGGTTATTGGTATTATGGCCGTCGTGTTTGCTTATTTGTTTGTTGTGCCTCGCATACTGATGTCAATGAGCCATGATGGATTATTGCCGTCTCTTTTTGCGAAAGTGAACCGAAAAAACAGCGAACCTGTCATATCCACATGGCTTGTCGGGGTGTTAGGCGCGATCGTAGCTGGTTTTGTTGATTTAAAACAGCTGGCGGATTTAGCAAATATGCTAGCGATTGTTACGTTTGCTGCAGTTTCATTTTCGATTTTGGCTCTTCGAAAAACTCAGCCTAACCTAAAGCGCGGTTTCAAAGTACCTTTTGTACCATTTATTCCAATTATTGCCATTCTTTGCTGTATCTTTCTTATGTTTAACTTATCAATGAAAACGTGGATGTATTCAATCGGCTGGATGCTGATTGGCGTCTTTATTTACGTTGGATACGGCAGAAATAAAAAGAGCGTTTAA